A DNA window from Legionella sp. MW5194 contains the following coding sequences:
- a CDS encoding nuclease-related domain-containing protein, producing MVDLEIFSLVSLIFLGIVFGYIAGRYRKRAAENCGEARVRHALAKYCQNKDAHVLSNITLRLEDGSTTQIDHILITTKGIFVIETKHYKGWIFAKANSRSWSQSLYYDKFSFQNPIHQNYKHVKAIQKTFDFIEPQYIHNIVVFSGEAVFKSAKPHNVFYIEELISAIEQYSDGVLSLNRVQFCVGRLEYLRLALTQETDVEHQAYLRQRFGNHCKS from the coding sequence ATGGTTGATCTTGAAATCTTTAGTTTAGTCTCATTAATTTTTCTAGGTATAGTATTTGGTTATATTGCCGGACGATATCGTAAACGGGCAGCTGAAAATTGCGGTGAAGCTAGAGTCAGGCACGCTTTAGCAAAGTATTGCCAAAACAAAGACGCTCATGTTCTAAGCAATATTACTTTACGTTTAGAGGATGGTTCCACAACTCAAATCGATCATATTCTAATTACAACAAAAGGCATATTCGTTATAGAAACAAAGCATTACAAGGGATGGATATTCGCTAAAGCCAACTCAAGGAGCTGGTCTCAATCGCTCTATTACGATAAATTCAGCTTTCAAAATCCCATCCATCAGAATTATAAACACGTTAAAGCCATTCAAAAGACCTTTGATTTCATAGAACCACAGTATATCCATAATATCGTGGTTTTTAGTGGGGAAGCCGTGTTTAAAAGTGCCAAACCTCATAATGTTTTTTATATAGAAGAATTAATTTCTGCAATCGAGCAATACTCCGATGGGGTCTTAAGTTTAAATCGTGTTCAGTTTTGTGTTGGGAGATTAGAGTATTTACGCCTGGCATTAACACAAGAAACTGATGTTGAGCATCAGGCATATTTAAGACAACGATTTGGTAATCATTGTAAGAGTTGA